From a region of the Streptococcus ruminantium genome:
- the leuS gene encoding leucine--tRNA ligase, which translates to MSFYNHKEIEPKWQEFWAKNHTFKTGTDSDKPNFYALDMFPYPSGAGLHVGHPEGYTATDILSRYKRAQGYNVLHPMGWDAFGLPAEQYAMDTGNDPADFTAENIANFKRQINALGFSYDWDREVNTTDPGYYKWTQWIFTKLYEKGLAYEAEVPVNWVEELGTAIANEEVLPDGTSERGGYPVVRKPMRQWMLKITAYAERLLTDLEEVDWPESIKDMQRNWIGKSTGANVTFKIKDTDKDFTVFTTRPDTLFGATYAVLAPEHDLVDSITSAEQAEAVAEYKRQASLKSDLARTDLAKEKTGVWTGSYAINPVNGREIPIWIADYVLSSYGTGAIMAVPAHDERDWEFAKQFGLDILPVLEGGNVEESAFTEDGPHINSDFLDGLNKADAIAKIVAWLEENGVGQEKISYRLRDWLFSRQRYWGEPIPVIHWEDGTSTAVPENELPLVLPKTSDIKPSGTGESPLANLTDWLMVTREDGVKGRRETNTMPQWAGSSWYYLRYIDPHNDEKLADEDLLKAWLPVDIYIGGAEHAVLHLLYARFWHKFLYDLGVVPTKEPFQKLFNQGMILGTSYRDGRGVLVATDKVEKRDGSFFNIETGEELEQAPAKMSKSLKNVVNPDDVVDQFGADTLRVYEMFMGPLDASIAWSEEGLEGSRKFLDRVYRLLTTKEIVAENSGALDKVYHETVKTVTEHIEELKFNTAIAQLMIFVNAANKEGNLYVDYAKGFVQLIAPFAPHLAEELWQGLTNTGQSISYVAWPSYDESKLVESEVEIVVQIKGKVKARLTVAKDLSADELEKIALSDAKVQAEIAGLTVVKVITVPNKLVNIVVK; encoded by the coding sequence ATGAGCTTCTACAATCATAAGGAAATCGAACCAAAGTGGCAGGAATTTTGGGCGAAAAATCATACCTTTAAGACGGGGACAGATAGTGACAAGCCAAACTTTTATGCGCTAGATATGTTCCCTTATCCATCTGGTGCGGGCCTGCACGTTGGACATCCAGAAGGATATACTGCAACGGATATTCTCAGTCGTTATAAGCGGGCACAAGGTTACAATGTGCTTCATCCAATGGGATGGGATGCTTTTGGTCTACCTGCAGAGCAGTATGCAATGGATACAGGGAATGACCCAGCTGACTTTACGGCAGAAAATATCGCCAACTTTAAGCGTCAAATTAACGCCCTTGGCTTTTCTTACGACTGGGATCGCGAAGTCAACACGACAGACCCTGGCTACTACAAGTGGACTCAATGGATTTTCACTAAGTTGTATGAAAAAGGTCTAGCCTATGAGGCAGAAGTGCCTGTCAACTGGGTAGAGGAATTGGGAACAGCTATTGCTAACGAAGAAGTACTTCCTGATGGAACATCTGAACGTGGGGGCTATCCAGTTGTCCGCAAACCAATGCGCCAGTGGATGTTGAAGATTACCGCCTATGCAGAGCGGTTACTTACTGATCTGGAAGAAGTGGATTGGCCGGAGTCTATCAAGGATATGCAGCGCAATTGGATTGGTAAATCAACTGGTGCCAATGTGACCTTCAAAATCAAGGATACAGATAAGGATTTCACAGTCTTTACTACCCGTCCTGATACACTTTTCGGTGCTACTTATGCTGTTTTAGCCCCTGAACATGATTTGGTAGATAGCATTACTTCGGCAGAACAAGCTGAGGCAGTAGCCGAATACAAACGTCAAGCATCGCTCAAGTCAGACCTTGCTCGTACAGATCTTGCTAAGGAAAAAACAGGCGTTTGGACAGGTAGCTATGCTATCAACCCTGTCAATGGCAGAGAAATTCCAATCTGGATTGCCGACTATGTTTTGTCCAGCTACGGTACAGGTGCTATCATGGCAGTTCCTGCTCATGATGAACGCGACTGGGAATTTGCTAAGCAATTCGGTCTGGACATCCTTCCTGTTCTTGAGGGGGGAAATGTTGAGGAGTCTGCTTTTACAGAAGATGGACCTCATATCAACTCGGATTTCTTGGATGGACTCAATAAGGCAGATGCTATTGCTAAAATAGTGGCTTGGCTGGAGGAAAACGGTGTTGGTCAAGAGAAAATTTCCTATCGTCTGCGTGACTGGCTCTTCAGTCGCCAACGTTACTGGGGAGAGCCAATTCCGGTCATTCATTGGGAAGACGGTACTTCAACAGCTGTACCTGAAAATGAATTGCCACTAGTCTTGCCTAAGACTTCTGACATCAAACCGTCTGGTACTGGGGAAAGCCCACTGGCTAATTTGACTGACTGGTTGATGGTTACCCGTGAGGATGGTGTTAAGGGGCGTCGTGAGACCAATACTATGCCACAGTGGGCGGGATCTAGCTGGTACTACCTTCGCTATATTGACCCACACAACGATGAGAAATTGGCAGATGAAGATTTGCTCAAGGCATGGTTGCCAGTTGACATCTACATTGGTGGTGCGGAGCATGCTGTTCTTCACTTACTCTACGCCCGTTTCTGGCACAAGTTCCTCTATGATCTTGGCGTTGTGCCAACCAAGGAACCGTTCCAAAAACTCTTTAATCAAGGAATGATTTTGGGGACAAGTTACCGCGATGGTCGTGGAGTGCTTGTGGCAACAGACAAGGTTGAAAAGCGTGATGGTTCGTTCTTCAATATCGAAACAGGCGAGGAGTTGGAGCAGGCTCCAGCCAAGATGTCCAAGTCATTGAAAAACGTGGTAAATCCAGATGATGTGGTGGATCAATTCGGTGCGGATACTCTTCGTGTTTATGAAATGTTCATGGGACCGCTTGATGCTTCTATCGCTTGGAGCGAAGAAGGTTTGGAAGGCAGTCGTAAGTTCCTTGACCGCGTTTACCGCCTCTTAACGACCAAAGAGATCGTAGCGGAAAATAGCGGAGCTTTGGATAAGGTTTATCATGAAACTGTGAAAACGGTGACAGAGCATATCGAAGAACTAAAATTCAATACTGCTATCGCGCAACTGATGATTTTTGTCAATGCGGCCAACAAGGAGGGCAACCTCTATGTTGACTACGCCAAAGGCTTTGTGCAGTTGATTGCACCATTTGCACCACATTTGGCAGAGGAACTCTGGCAAGGTTTGACCAATACAGGCCAATCCATTAGCTATGTTGCATGGCCAAGCTACGATGAAAGCAAATTGGTGGAAAGTGAAGTCGAAATCGTTGTCCAAATAAAAGGTAAAGTGAAAGCCCGCTTGACCGTTGCAAAGGATTTATCAGCAGATGAGTTAGAAAAGATTGCCCTTTCTGATGCGAAAGTCCAAGCAGAAATTGCAGGCTTAACCGTTGTAAAGGTGATTACGGTTCCGAATAAACTTGTTAATATTGTAGTGAAGTAA
- a CDS encoding Cna B-type domain-containing protein, translating into MKTGLKSRFKTIVMLFCLLFQVFAPASTALAEEAPKEVETTITSLKVLRTPNGEETDNVFYNGRFYLALDWDASGHGAELRKGDYFEVTLPDAMRFPTNSAAVDFPLHAPDGSVVANAHVTPNPDGGGKVRATFTDYVQNKYNVKGSMQLAANFVNSKVRRNEENTFSITVSGKVHTIKVRPNGPTDLKNEKLNKWSKEIGGNRVQWEGRINHEKGSFPDDTVFSDTLALNSPEKFIKDTFRLQRVEFDSVGNPIKVLETISSDKISFSNDDRTVTVNLGNISNQQYYFTYQTSYTPDTVIKNNVKLTSKDKVLAEHSASYINSSSGGTGSGDLTNKIKIIKVDAENQETKLANAKFKITNVANGKEYEVTTNAQGEAVTEKLVAGQYKIKELTAPNGFELNPEETTVSVADGKATIQTITNKPIKTSVSVDKKWIGPAKDSATVRLYADDADTGKTATLNASNSWKATFNDLRKFHADGKEIKYTIKEDAIENYQSEVTGDMASGFTVTNTNIEKVSVPVTKTWNDNNDQDGKRPKSITVNLLADGKVVQSQEVTAANNWEYTFTDLPKYANGKEIVYTVEEVKVDGYETKVEGTNITNTHTPETTEVSGTKTWNDNNDQDGKRSKSITVNLLADGKPFKTQKVTAENNWKYTFTDLPKYANGKEIVYTVSEEKVDGYEMKVEGTNITNTHTPETTQVSGTKTWNDNNDQDGKRPKSITVNLLADGKVVQSQEVTAANNWEYTFTDLPKYANGKEIVYTVTENAVEGYTTTYDKYNITNSYTPGQTSLTVTKAWDDKDNQDGKRPEAIQVQLYANGEKLGEPVTLTTDNKWTHTWTGLAKKANKKDIVYTVKEVSKVEGYTTTVGTVENGNVTITNTYKPSTTSIKVNKVWKDKDNQDGLRPTSITVNLLADGEVVKTETITPNADGDWSHTFTDLPEYKNGKKITYTVSEEKVEGYETTVEGTTITNTHTPETTEVAGTKTWNDNNDQDGKRPKSITVNLLADGQPVASKIVTADDNWAYKFSNLPAKKNGAAITYTISEKAVADYTTTYDGYNITNSYTPGETSVTATKVWEDNNNQDGLRREIKLELYADGVATGQSQTLSEENNWKATWTGLAKKANKKDIVYTVKEVTAIDGYTSKVTQTSTNNFTITNAHTPETTQVSGAKTWNDNNDQDGKRPKSITVNLLADGKVIKSQQVTAENDWKYTFTDLPKYANGKEIVYTVSEEKVDGYEMKVDGYNITNSYTPSTTSVKVNKVWKDKDNQDGLRPTSIIVNLLADSQVVSTTTIKPDANGDWNYTFTDLPEYKNGKKITYTVEEANTPNGYTSSVEGTNITNTHTPETTEVAGTKTWNDNNDQDGKRPKSITVNLLANGEVVQSQKVSADTNWTYTFTNLPKYANGKEIVYTVTENAVDNYTTTIDGHNITNSYTPGQTSLTVTKVWKDNNNQDGKRPGSIQVQLYANGEKLGEPVTLTADNKWTHTWTGLDKKANQKDIVYTVKEVSVVDGYTASVGKVENGNVTITNTYKPTTPPKKKKSTPLPSTGSLSGLGLTFVGLALAATISARAIYRKRK; encoded by the coding sequence ATGAAAACAGGATTAAAAAGTCGATTTAAGACGATAGTAATGTTATTCTGCTTGCTGTTTCAGGTCTTTGCCCCTGCCAGTACTGCCTTGGCGGAGGAAGCTCCAAAAGAAGTAGAGACTACTATAACATCACTCAAGGTGCTTAGAACACCTAATGGCGAAGAAACAGATAATGTTTTTTACAATGGTAGGTTCTATCTAGCGCTGGACTGGGATGCCAGTGGACATGGCGCAGAATTACGCAAAGGAGATTATTTCGAGGTCACACTGCCTGACGCAATGAGGTTTCCGACCAATTCTGCGGCAGTTGATTTTCCGCTACATGCACCTGATGGAAGTGTCGTTGCCAACGCCCATGTAACACCAAATCCTGATGGTGGTGGAAAAGTAAGAGCGACTTTTACCGATTATGTACAGAACAAATATAATGTCAAAGGCTCAATGCAACTAGCAGCCAATTTTGTTAACTCAAAAGTTCGCCGGAATGAAGAAAACACATTTTCTATAACTGTAAGTGGAAAAGTCCACACCATTAAGGTTAGACCAAATGGCCCAACAGATCTTAAAAATGAAAAGTTGAATAAATGGTCAAAAGAGATCGGTGGAAATCGTGTACAATGGGAAGGTCGTATCAACCATGAAAAGGGAAGCTTCCCAGATGACACTGTTTTTTCTGATACATTAGCACTTAATTCTCCAGAGAAATTTATCAAAGATACTTTCAGATTACAAAGGGTAGAGTTTGACTCAGTAGGTAACCCAATAAAAGTCCTTGAAACCATTAGCAGTGATAAGATTTCCTTTTCAAATGATGATCGGACTGTTACAGTAAATTTAGGAAATATAAGTAACCAACAGTACTATTTTACTTATCAAACATCTTATACACCGGATACCGTTATAAAAAACAATGTTAAGCTCACTTCTAAAGACAAGGTGCTTGCTGAACACTCTGCTTCCTATATCAATTCCTCATCTGGTGGTACAGGTTCTGGTGACTTGACCAACAAGATTAAAATCATCAAAGTCGATGCTGAAAATCAAGAGACAAAACTTGCCAATGCCAAGTTTAAAATCACCAATGTTGCGAATGGCAAAGAATACGAAGTCACTACAAATGCTCAAGGCGAAGCTGTGACAGAAAAATTAGTCGCAGGTCAGTACAAAATCAAAGAACTGACAGCACCGAATGGATTTGAACTAAATCCAGAAGAAACAACCGTCTCTGTCGCTGATGGAAAAGCGACCATCCAAACCATCACAAACAAGCCAATTAAAACATCAGTAAGCGTTGACAAGAAATGGATTGGCCCTGCAAAAGATTCCGCTACAGTCCGTCTCTACGCAGATGATGCAGACACCGGAAAAACAGCTACTCTCAACGCTTCAAACAGTTGGAAAGCAACATTTAATGACCTACGCAAGTTTCACGCAGATGGCAAAGAAATCAAGTACACCATCAAAGAAGATGCGATCGAAAACTACCAATCTGAAGTGACAGGCGACATGGCTTCTGGCTTTACTGTGACAAATACCAACATTGAAAAAGTATCTGTACCAGTAACTAAGACTTGGAACGATAACAACGACCAAGACGGTAAACGTCCGAAATCTATCACCGTAAACCTCTTGGCTGATGGCAAAGTCGTTCAATCCCAAGAGGTAACAGCAGCTAACAACTGGGAGTATACTTTCACCGACCTACCGAAGTACGCTAACGGAAAAGAAATCGTCTATACTGTGGAAGAGGTGAAGGTAGATGGGTATGAGACGAAGGTGGAAGGAACTAACATCACCAACACCCATACTCCAGAAACAACAGAAGTTTCAGGTACTAAGACTTGGAACGACAACAACGACCAAGACGGTAAACGATCAAAATCCATTACCGTAAACCTCTTAGCTGATGGCAAACCATTTAAGACTCAAAAAGTCACTGCTGAAAACAACTGGAAGTATACTTTCACCGACCTACCGAAGTACGCTAACGGAAAAGAAATCGTCTACACTGTTTCAGAAGAAAAGGTAGACGGGTATGAGATGAAGGTGGAAGGAACCAACATCACCAACACCCATACTCCAGAAACAACGCAAGTTTCAGGTACTAAGACTTGGAACGACAACAACGACCAAGACGGTAAACGTCCGAAATCCATTACCGTAAACCTCTTAGCTGATGGCAAAGTCGTTCAATCCCAAGAGGTAACAGCAGCTAACAACTGGGAGTATACTTTCACCGACCTACCGAAGTACGCTAACGGAAAAGAAATCGTCTATACTGTGACAGAAAACGCTGTTGAAGGCTACACCACAACCTACGATAAGTACAATATCACCAATAGTTACACACCTGGTCAAACTAGCCTCACAGTAACCAAGGCTTGGGATGACAAGGACAATCAAGACGGTAAACGTCCTGAAGCTATCCAAGTTCAACTCTATGCCAACGGTGAAAAGTTGGGCGAACCTGTAACCCTGACCACTGATAACAAGTGGACACATACTTGGACAGGACTTGCTAAGAAGGCAAACAAAAAAGACATCGTCTACACCGTCAAAGAAGTCTCAAAAGTAGAGGGATACACCACTACTGTAGGAACTGTTGAAAATGGAAATGTCACCATTACCAACACCTATAAACCAAGTACAACCTCTATCAAGGTAAACAAGGTCTGGAAAGATAAGGACAACCAAGATGGTCTGCGCCCAACTTCCATTACCGTCAACCTCTTGGCGGATGGTGAAGTTGTTAAGACGGAAACGATCACACCAAATGCTGATGGCGATTGGAGCCACACCTTCACAGACTTGCCTGAATACAAAAATGGCAAGAAAATCACTTACACCGTTTCAGAAGAAAAGGTAGAGGGATACGAAACAACGGTAGAAGGAACTACCATCACCAACACCCATACTCCAGAAACAACAGAAGTTGCAGGTACCAAGACTTGGAACGATAACAACGACCAAGATGGTAAACGTCCAAAATCCATCACCGTAAACCTCTTGGCAGACGGTCAACCGGTCGCAAGCAAAATCGTCACCGCAGACGACAACTGGGCTTACAAGTTCTCAAACCTACCTGCTAAGAAAAATGGAGCTGCCATTACCTACACGATTAGTGAAAAAGCAGTCGCAGATTACACTACAACCTATGATGGCTACAATATCACTAACAGCTACACACCGGGAGAAACAAGTGTCACTGCCACAAAAGTTTGGGAAGACAACAACAACCAAGACGGACTGCGCAGGGAAATCAAACTAGAACTCTACGCAGACGGTGTTGCCACTGGACAGAGCCAAACCCTTTCTGAAGAGAACAACTGGAAAGCAACCTGGACAGGACTTGCCAAGAAAGCAAACAAAAAGGACATCGTCTACACCGTCAAAGAAGTCACTGCTATTGATGGCTATACTTCAAAAGTAACTCAAACATCAACCAATAACTTTACCATCACTAACGCCCACACTCCAGAAACAACGCAAGTTTCAGGTGCTAAGACCTGGAATGACAACAATGACCAAGACGGTAAACGTCCGAAATCTATTACCGTAAACCTCTTGGCGGATGGTAAGGTCATCAAGAGCCAACAAGTCACTGCTGAAAACGACTGGAAGTATACCTTCACCGACCTACCGAAATACGCTAACGGAAAAGAAATCGTCTATACTGTTTCAGAAGAAAAAGTAGACGGGTATGAGATGAAGGTGGATGGCTACAATATCACAAACAGTTACACACCAAGTACAACCTCTGTCAAGGTAAACAAGGTGTGGAAAGATAAGGACAACCAAGATGGTCTACGCCCAACTTCTATTATCGTCAACCTTCTGGCAGATAGTCAGGTAGTTTCTACAACAACCATCAAACCAGATGCCAACGGTGATTGGAACTACACATTCACAGACTTACCTGAATACAAAAATGGCAAGAAAATTACCTACACTGTGGAAGAGGCGAACACACCAAACGGGTATACCTCATCTGTAGAAGGAACCAACATCACCAACACCCATACTCCAGAAACAACGGAAGTTGCAGGTACTAAGACCTGGAATGACAATAATGACCAAGACGGTAAACGTCCGAAATCTATCACCGTAAACCTCTTGGCTAACGGTGAAGTCGTTCAAAGTCAGAAAGTCTCTGCCGATACGAATTGGACTTATACCTTTACTAACCTACCGAAGTACGCTAACGGGAAGGAAATCGTCTACACTGTAACTGAGAATGCCGTTGATAACTATACAACAACCATTGATGGTCACAACATTACCAACAGTTACACACCTGGTCAGACGAGTCTCACTGTTACCAAGGTCTGGAAGGATAACAATAATCAAGACGGTAAACGTCCTGGATCTATCCAAGTTCAACTCTATGCCAACGGTGAAAAGTTGGGCGAACCTGTAACCCTGACTGCTGATAACAAGTGGACGCATACTTGGACAGGACTTGACAAGAAAGCAAACCAGAAAGATATTGTCTATACGGTCAAAGAGGTTTCAGTGGTTGATGGATACACAGCATCTGTAGGAAAAGTTGAAAATGGAAATGTCACCATTACCAACACCTACAAGCCAACCACTCCTCCTAAGAAGAAAAAATCGACTCCACTGCCATCAACAGGAAGTCTCAGCGGACTAGGACTGACGTTTGTCGGACTAGCACTTGCCGCGACTATCAGTGCTCGAGCGATTTACCGAAAGAGGAAATAG
- a CDS encoding serum opacification factor: MIKVNIKHRLRKLSIGLVSVGTMFMATTVSGAEITSTSSTPTESRESQPTTPTGNTEQVENEETAVSSVTSGSADNGQEQAGEVASAVPVALTSATGTAPVVEEPKTIEVEKLQVEKEKSTLEVKDGEGTAKLIKHRDDKSREIFDVSRDVKVNNDDTLDVTLTVQPKQIDEGAEVMVLLDVSKKMTEDSFKTAKENIKKLVNTLTSKASDGKSSNARNTVRLITFYNKVNEPVYLTPETVNTEIDKARVFAKEDRNWGVDLQGAIHRARQAFNSTGEKKSGKRQHIVLFSQGESTFSYDIKKDKEKLSKIQVDGPVTYSNPLLPWPFYFDTTTKTHNFVKDADKFTQFLDKVGISQFKNAVKGMASTGNSLFSLGNRWLGIKNPLDYITLADLDTKELKESEFDYSNRLGEGYNFRSYYNRVTDTVGLKSTIESEVKKNLKKLESKEASSWLSTLGLKTASDSVRDWFIGKALDHLFYRRQYQFYNHNLSAQAEAKIARDEGILFYSFDVTKPDTAKTYDKFDEYLKKMSEGSKFLEEKDLTTPDKFKDILKEVTITDTFGENVSVVDGSFDKARAKHTAKSNSSSRSSGWGWPFGIISSILGTNTKESLTWTINKDELTKAFEGRKPVTFTYKLKVNKDKFSKSTGVATNKEATYQTIISNTTSYKINDKEVKDKKLEDVKVRYTKETIPVPKVEKENVGPQTPQEQPLQPLSPEVPAVPAPEVPKTETEPIVPHLPEKPQEEPQQPQPEAPVVPAPEAPKTETEPRNPQRPERPQEGIQPRRPEVPSDPRPEVPKTETEPRNPQRPEMPQEDSQPRRPEVPSDPRPEVPKTETESHKPQRPEMPQEDSQPRRPEVPVVPTPEAPKTESESRKPQLSETLQEDSQRSLHSEVPSVSSPETPKDGTIKQDASLLPISKAKAVRQLPQTGDKDRPDVVYTVAALTVLGAIGLLKKKRRDDQID; encoded by the coding sequence ATGATTAAGGTTAATATTAAGCATAGACTCAGGAAATTGTCTATCGGACTTGTTTCCGTTGGAACTATGTTTATGGCGACAACTGTTTCGGGGGCAGAAATTACTTCTACTTCCTCTACTCCTACTGAAAGCAGAGAATCTCAGCCTACTACACCTACTGGAAATACTGAACAAGTTGAAAATGAGGAAACAGCAGTATCATCCGTAACATCAGGTAGTGCGGACAATGGTCAAGAACAAGCAGGAGAAGTTGCTTCCGCTGTTCCAGTCGCTCTGACAAGTGCGACTGGAACAGCTCCAGTAGTAGAAGAGCCTAAAACCATTGAAGTTGAAAAACTTCAAGTTGAGAAAGAAAAATCAACTCTTGAAGTGAAAGACGGTGAGGGAACTGCCAAGCTTATCAAGCATCGTGACGACAAGTCTCGGGAGATTTTTGATGTGTCCCGTGACGTGAAGGTAAACAATGATGACACCCTCGACGTTACGCTGACTGTTCAACCGAAACAGATTGATGAAGGTGCCGAGGTCATGGTCCTTCTAGATGTTTCCAAAAAGATGACAGAAGATAGCTTTAAAACGGCCAAAGAGAATATTAAAAAATTAGTCAATACTCTAACGAGTAAAGCTTCTGATGGAAAAAGTTCCAATGCTCGCAATACTGTTCGTTTGATTACATTTTACAATAAGGTTAATGAACCCGTCTATTTAACTCCTGAAACAGTAAATACTGAAATTGATAAAGCTAGGGTTTTTGCCAAAGAAGATCGTAATTGGGGCGTAGACCTTCAAGGGGCTATTCATCGTGCCCGTCAAGCATTTAACTCAACTGGTGAGAAAAAATCAGGTAAACGCCAACACATCGTTTTATTCTCTCAGGGAGAATCTACCTTCAGTTATGATATTAAAAAAGACAAAGAAAAGTTATCGAAAATACAGGTTGATGGACCTGTAACCTATAGCAACCCTCTGCTACCATGGCCGTTTTACTTTGATACAACGACTAAAACCCATAATTTCGTGAAGGATGCTGACAAGTTTACTCAATTTTTAGATAAGGTAGGAATTAGCCAATTCAAAAATGCTGTCAAGGGGATGGCTTCTACAGGAAATAGTCTTTTCTCTTTGGGAAACAGGTGGCTTGGGATTAAAAATCCGCTGGATTATATTACACTAGCGGATTTAGATACAAAGGAATTGAAAGAAAGTGAGTTCGACTATTCAAACCGCTTAGGAGAGGGCTATAACTTCCGTAGCTACTACAATCGGGTGACGGATACGGTCGGTCTTAAGAGTACTATTGAGTCAGAAGTTAAGAAAAATTTAAAAAAATTGGAATCGAAAGAGGCTTCTTCATGGCTTAGCACTCTAGGATTGAAAACTGCTTCTGATTCTGTTAGAGATTGGTTTATTGGAAAAGCATTGGATCACCTATTCTACAGACGTCAATACCAATTCTACAATCATAATCTATCTGCTCAAGCAGAAGCAAAAATAGCTCGAGATGAAGGTATCCTATTCTACAGCTTTGATGTCACTAAGCCTGATACTGCAAAAACTTATGATAAATTTGATGAATATCTCAAGAAGATGTCAGAAGGTAGCAAGTTCCTAGAAGAGAAAGACTTGACCACTCCAGATAAGTTTAAGGACATCTTAAAAGAAGTAACCATTACCGATACTTTCGGTGAGAATGTTTCGGTAGTAGATGGTAGCTTTGATAAAGCCCGTGCCAAACATACCGCTAAATCTAATAGTTCAAGTAGAAGTAGTGGATGGGGATGGCCATTTGGTATCATTTCTTCTATCCTTGGTACTAACACCAAAGAATCCCTGACATGGACCATCAATAAGGATGAGCTTACCAAGGCATTTGAGGGAAGGAAGCCAGTAACCTTTACTTATAAATTGAAGGTGAATAAGGATAAGTTCTCTAAATCAACAGGTGTAGCAACAAATAAAGAAGCCACTTATCAAACAATCATTTCTAATACTACATCTTACAAGATTAATGATAAAGAAGTTAAAGATAAGAAATTAGAAGATGTTAAGGTAAGGTACACTAAAGAAACGATCCCTGTGCCAAAAGTTGAAAAAGAGAATGTGGGACCACAAACACCTCAGGAACAACCATTGCAACCGCTATCTCCAGAAGTTCCAGCAGTCCCAGCACCGGAAGTTCCTAAGACAGAAACCGAACCTATAGTGCCGCACTTACCTGAAAAACCTCAGGAAGAGCCACAGCAGCCACAGCCAGAGGCTCCAGTAGTCCCAGCACCAGAAGCTCCTAAGACAGAAACTGAACCTCGTAATCCGCAGCGACCTGAAAGACCTCAGGAAGGTATCCAGCCACGCCGCCCAGAAGTTCCATCTGATCCAAGACCAGAAGTTCCTAAGACAGAAACTGAACCTCGTAATCCGCAGCGACCTGAAATGCCTCAGGAAGATTCCCAGCCACGCCGCCCAGAAGTTCCATCTGATCCAAGACCAGAAGTTCCTAAGACAGAAACCGAATCTCATAAGCCGCAGCGACCTGAAATGCCTCAGGAAGATTCCCAGCCACGTCGTCCAGAGGTTCCAGTAGTTCCAACACCGGAAGCTCCTAAGACAGAAAGCGAATCTCGTAAGCCGCAGCTATCAGAAACACTTCAGGAGGATTCACAACGGTCATTGCATTCAGAAGTTCCATCTGTGTCATCTCCGGAAACTCCAAAAGATGGTACAATTAAACAAGATGCCTCTCTGCTCCCTATCTCCAAAGCGAAAGCAGTTCGTCAACTACCTCAAACTGGAGATAAAGATAGGCCTGATGTTGTCTACACTGTGGCAGCCTTAACTGTACTTGGAGCAATAGGACTTCTTAAGAAAAAAAGACGTGATGATCAAATTGACTAA